In the bacterium genome, TTGATTACCTCATCAAAGGAAAGATTAAGAAATATCTCCCTTAATTTAGCACATAGGCTATTAACAGGATGCTCTTTTCCTCGCATTTTAAGGTTTTTAAACTTTTTTAAAATTTACAATTTCAAATTGGGCCCTCTAGGACTCTCCCCAAGAATTTTCTAAGGGGAAAAACTCGCACTTGCTCGTTTTTCGCCCTAACAAAATTCTTTGGGTCGGCCCTCACTTCGTTCGGGCTTCGAGTCCTTTTCCCCTTAATGGGCCCTGCAGGACTCGAACCTGCGACCCTCTGATTATGAGTCAGATGCTCTAACCAACTGAGCTAAGGGCCCTTCTATCTTTTCTATAAGAATTGAGGTGTATTTTTGCCTATGGCCTTGTTTTTTGTGATAACCCTTTCTTGGGATATGCTTCATTATAGTAATCTTTTTTGCCTTTTTCTCTCCCAAAACCCTTGCTTTTACTTTAAAAGAAGAAAGATTATCAAGGATAAGATTATTCTCATCCCTTACCATTAGAAGATGGGAAAATTCAATCTCACTCTCCTTTGGCTTATCCAAAAGGTCAATATCTATAACCTCTCCCTCCTTTGCCACATATTGTTTTTTTCCTATCTCAAAAACCGCATACATCTTTTCCTCCCTATATTTTTATAAAATCTTTACCTTTTTTATTCCGCATTCCGCAATCCGCATTCCGCATTTCCTTATACCAGCCCCTTCATCTTAAGCCTCATATCATTTGGACTGTCAGAATAGCGAAGGGCATCCTCCTGGGTTATCTTTCCTTGATTATAAAGGTCATATATTGCCTGGTCAAAGGATTGACAACCCTCATTCCTTCCTCCCTCAATGGCTGACTTAAGCTCACCTCCTATCTGACCCCTTCTGATAAGCTCCTTTATCCTTGGGGTGCAAAGCATAATCTCAATTGCGGC is a window encoding:
- the rplU gene encoding 50S ribosomal protein L21 codes for the protein MYAVFEIGKKQYVAKEGEVIDIDLLDKPKESEIEFSHLLMVRDENNLILDNLSSFKVKARVLGEKKAKKITIMKHIPRKGYHKKQGHRQKYTSILIEKIEGPLAQLVRASDS